The following proteins are encoded in a genomic region of Brachypodium distachyon strain Bd21 chromosome 1, Brachypodium_distachyon_v3.0, whole genome shotgun sequence:
- the SWN1 gene encoding uncharacterized protein LOC100835498 encodes MDSMESCVPPGFRFHPTDEELVGYYLRKKVASQKIDLDVIRDIDLYRIEPWDLTEHCGIGYEEQSEWYFFSFKDRKYPTGTRTNRATMAGFWKATGRDKAVHERSRLIGMRKTLVFYKGRAPNGQKTDWIMHEYRLETDENAPPQEEGWVVCRAFKKRAAYPSRGMGMAMAERWDSNYSSSPYHDAASGMAAAFADHPASYARSARFKAEDDGAAQLLRYTSSHLVELPQLESPSAMPPALPPATKKKTKNGRKLPEEQEDRDQDEAGGGMVTADWRALDKFVASQLSPGGAQLDQAPPPAGASSQSAQPELEREREDQDDMAALLFLNNDERDEMERWTGLLASASGAGAGGDGDLGICVFDK; translated from the exons ATGGACTCCATGGAATCATGCGTCCCCCCTGGGTTCAGGTTCCACCCCACGGACGAGGAGCTCGTCGGCTACTACCTCCGCAAGAAAGTGGCCTCCCAGAAGATCGACCTCGACGTCATCCGCGACATCGATCTCTACCGCATCGAGCCCTGGGATCTCACAg AGCACTGTGGGATCGGGTACGAGGAGCAGAGCGAGTGGTACTTCTTCAGCTTCAAGGACCGCAAGTACCCGACGGGGACGAGGACGAACAGGGCGACAATGGCGGGGTTCTGGAAGGCGACCGGGAGGGACAAGGCGGTGCATGAGAGGAGCAGGCTCATCGGCATGAGGAAGACGCTCGTCTTCTACAAGGGCAGGGCGCCCAACGGGCAGAAGACCGACTGGATCATGCACGAGTACCGCCTTGAGACCGACGAGAACGCGCCTCCGCAG GAAGAAGGATGGGTGGTGTGCAGGGCGTTCAAGAAGAGGGCAGCGTATCCGAGCCGGGGCATGGgcatggccatggcggagAGATGGGACTCCAACTACTCCAGCTCCCCCTACCACGACGCCGCCAGCGGCATGGCCGCGGCGTTCGCGGATCACCCGGCATCTTACGCGAGGAGCGCGCGCTTCAAGGCCGAGGATGACGGCGCCGCGCAGCTCCTCCGGTACACCAGCAGCCACCTCGTCGAGCTCCCGCAGCTCGAGAGCCCGTCCGCAATGCCGCCGGCGCTCCCGCCGGccacgaagaagaagacgaagaatgGCCGTAAATtgccggaggagcaggaggatcgGGATCAggacgaggccggcggcggcatggtgACCGCGGACTGGAGAGCGCTGGACAAGTTCGTCGCGTCGCAGCTCAGCCCCGGCGGCGCTCAGCTGGACcaggcgccgccaccggccggTGCGAGCTCGCAGTCGGCGCAGCCGGAGTTGGAGCGTGAGCGTGAGGATCAGGATGACATGGCGGCGCTGCTGTTCCTCAACAACGACGAGAGGGACGAGATGGAGAGGTGGACGGGCTTGCTCGCCTCGGCatcgggcgccggcgccggaggggaCGGCGACCTCGGGATCTGCGTCTTTGACAAATGA